A part of Liolophura sinensis isolate JHLJ2023 chromosome 1, CUHK_Ljap_v2, whole genome shotgun sequence genomic DNA contains:
- the LOC135464795 gene encoding potassium voltage-gated channel subfamily F member 1-like, whose product MDSEIVKVSVNGRRYEVPKSLIDRPLKQAKTGGKNYRQLDDGHYYFARHVGCFEAALDYLNLRELHMPQDVCPSVFIREMEFWGVDVNEMKNCCKMRMDIFLEEVKILDSMNKEETPSTINKGTWRGFFHESLEEPHYSVFGQIYFWLSMVFVLLAVIALCAETMPQFRHKLSKEEWKEFLGDKFHSYENLVEEKLGLSKSQEEDDFNTTANFSVSRKPHQGKLPPHLGGPMPSIHLLSLACGIFFSVDLLFRFGVYVNRRRFLSSPLNLIDTVAVIAFFSRVVLVAIFPELKYTSSYMDFISAISTVRVFRVFRLVGQCSGLRVFLFSLRAGFREIWLLVLLLGIGVLMFSSLFYFCERPTENIESIPAAFWWAIITMTTVGYGDTVPRSLLGKILGSVCAISGVIVMAVTVPIFASKFALYYHRVGRCRSVTGNQYKPFRRYSSFVKPMPEYGSQKDS is encoded by the exons ATGGATTCTGAAATTGTGAAAGTCAGCGTGAATGGTCGGCGCTATGAGGTACCAAAGTCTTTGATAGATAGACCGCTGAAACAGGCGAAGACTGGTGGTAAGAATTATCGGCAGTTGGATGACGGTCATTATTACTTCGCACGCCATGTTGGATGTTTTGAAGCGGCTTTGGATTACCTGAATCTTCGCGAGCTCCACATGCCGCAGGATGTTTGCCCCTCGGTGTTCATTCGAGAGATGGAGTTTTGGGGGGTGGATGTTAACGAGATGAAAAACTGCTGTAAGATGAGGATGGACATATTCCTGGAGGAAGTGAAGATATTGGACAGTATGAATAAGGAAGAGACGCCCTCAACAATCAACAAAGGCACCTGGCGGGGATTCTTTCACGAGTCCCTAGAAGAACCACACTACAGTGTCTTTGGACAG ATATACTTCTGGTTGTCCATGGTGTTCGTCTTGCTGGCGGTGATAGCGCTCTGTGCTGAGACCATGCCTCAGTTTCGACATAAGCTCTCCAAGGAAGAATGGAAAGAATTCCTGGGCGACAAATTCCACAGTTACGAAAACCTTGTCGAAGAGAAATTAGGTTTGAGTAAATCGCAGGAAGAAGATGACTTTAATACCACGGCCAACTTCTCAGTATCACGAAAACCTCATCAAGGTAAACTGCCTCCACATTTAGGGGGACCTATGCCAAGTATACACCTTTTGTCTCTTGCTTGTGGTATTTTCTTCTCGGTTGACCTCCTGTTTCGATTTGGCGTTTACGTCAACAGACGAAGATTTCTATCTTCGCCTCTCAATTTAATCGACACAGTGGCAGTAATTGCATTCTTTTCCAGAGTCGTCCTTGTGGCTATTTTCCCAGAGTTGAAGTACACGTCATCTTATATGGACTTTATCTCAGCCATCAGTACGGTACGGGTGTTTAGAGTGTTTCGTCTGGTCGGACAGTGCAGCGGACTTCGAGTGTTCCTATTCTCGCTTAGGGCAGGATTTCGTGAGATTTGGCTTCTGGTTCTGCTACTCGGCATTGGGGTACTAATGTTCTCAAGTCTGTTTTACTTCTGCGAACGCCCAACCGAGAATATAGAGAGTATCCCAGCAGCGTTTTGGTGGGCTATCATTACCATGACGACAGTAGGATATGGGGACACTGTACCCCGGTCTCTCCTTGGAAAGATATTGGGGTCGGTTTGCGCTATAAGCGGGGTCATCGTCATGGCTGTGACCGTCCCGATCTTTGCCAGCAAGTTTGCCTTGTATTACCACCGCGTTGGCCGTTGTCGGAGTGTTACTGGGAATCAGTACAAACCCTTCAGAAGGTACTCCAGTTTTGTCAAACCCATGCCGGAATACGGTTCTCAAAAGGACTCCTAA